CCAGAGTTCAGGTTTGGGGaggatgtgggtgtgtgtgtctagagCCTTGATCTAGGGAAGACTCATTTCTGGAGTCCAGACTTGAAGAACTTAAGTTGATGGGTGTCCCACAAGAGCCCAGATTTGGGGCCTGGGTCAGAGAGTACCAGCTGGGTATGCTGGAATTAGGAGACTGAACCCTGAAGCCTCTGCACTACACAGGGGCAGGTGGAGGCCATTCTAAGGAGGGGCTGGGTTCCAAAAGTGGTtcagaaaaagagccaaagtCTTGAACCCTTGGTTTGGGAAAGGGGAAGAGTCAGGAGCCTTGGCTCAGGGCCCTGCTTGGCTGCAGCCCTGGCACAGAACTTGGTCTCCGTCTGGTACGAAGCCTTGGCCCACCAGGGAGGTGGAGCAGCGGGCACAGGAGAAGCAGCTGTGGTGCCAATGCCGGTCTTCGAAGGACACATACTTGCCTCCTCCTGGAGGAGAGGTGGAGGTTAGTTTTGCAGACTGGTGGCGCTGCTGCCCCTCAGCCTCACCCAGGATCACAGCCATACTCTTACCTGCAGCCTCGCCACTGCTCCCACCTGTGATGGGGCGCTTGCAGCTGCTGCACTTGGGTGCAAAGAGTTCTCCAAAACAGGCCACACAGTAGGGATCATCATCCCGAGATGTGAACTGCTGTCCTGCAAGGGGGGTCTTGCACCCAGTGCAGACCAGGCATTCTCGATGCCAGGGTTGGTCTCGATATGTCACTCCACCCTGGGTCAGCGTCTGTGGGGGCATCACCCATCAGCAGGGGAGTGAGTATTCCCACCCACAACAGGTCTTACCCTGAATTCACAGGCCCAGCCCCCACCTTGCTGCAGCGGGCACACCGAGGAGCAAACTTGTTCTCATAGCAAGGCACGCAGTAGTGAGCGCCCTTGTCAGGCACGAAGGAACGGGAGCCTAGAGGCTGTTCACACCCACTGCATAAGAAGCAATGTTCATGCCATGTCTGGCCTCCATACTCCAGCTTCCGGGACCCTGTGGGAAACAGGAATCCCACTTAGAGTCTTTGTCCCAAGTTCCCGAGGGTCACAGTCAATTCTACTCCCCAACCTATCCCTACTGCTTCTATAACCTAGTAGAGTTGTAAGACTCCCACCATCTATGTTACATATGCCAGCCTCTTTCCCCAAACTGGACATGAGGGTTCAGCACATGCTAAGCACATAGGTTAAACCTTCCATGCCCCCTCATaggatctttcttttttttttttttttcttttggtttttttgagacagggtttctttgtagctttggagcctgtcctggaacttgctctgcagaccaggctgctctggaactcggagatccgcctgcctctgcctctgc
This DNA window, taken from Cricetulus griseus strain 17A/GY chromosome 2, alternate assembly CriGri-PICRH-1.0, whole genome shotgun sequence, encodes the following:
- the Fhl3 gene encoding four and a half LIM domains protein 3 isoform X1, whose protein sequence is MSEAFDCAKCSESLYGRKYIQTDSGPYCVPCYDNTFANTCAECQQLIGHDSRELFYEDRHFHEGCFRCCRCQRSLADEPFTCQDSELLCNDCYCTAFSSQCSACGETVMPGSRKLEYGGQTWHEHCFLCSGCEQPLGSRSFVPDKGAHYCVPCYENKFAPRCARCSKTLTQGGVTYRDQPWHRECLVCTGCKTPLAGQQFTSRDDDPYCVACFGELFAPKCSSCKRPITGGSSGEAAGGGKYVSFEDRHWHHSCFSCARCSTSLVGQGFVPDGDQVLCQGCSQAGP
- the Fhl3 gene encoding four and a half LIM domains protein 3 isoform X3; translated protein: MGLLSITTMSEAFDCAKCSESLYGRKYIQTDSGPYCVPCYDNTFANTCAECQQLIGHDSRELFYEDRHFHEGCFRCCRCQRSLADEPFTCQDSELLCNDCYCTAFSSQCSACGETVMPGSRKLEYGGQTWHEHCFLCSGCEQPLGSRSFVPDKGAHYCVPCYENKFAPRCARCSKTLTQGGVTYRDQPWHRECLVCTGCKTPLAGQQFTSRDDDPYCVACFGELFAPKCSSCKRPITGGSSGEAAGGGKYVSFEDRHWHHSCFSCARCSTSLVGQGFVPDGDQVLCQGCSQAGP
- the Fhl3 gene encoding four and a half LIM domains protein 3 isoform X2, which encodes MSPYLNSYGHPGNEEGLLSITTMSEAFDCAKCSESLYGRKYIQTDSGPYCVPCYDNTFANTCAECQQLIGHDSRELFYEDRHFHEGCFRCCRCQRSLADEPFTCQDSELLCNDCYCTAFSSQCSACGETVMPGSRKLEYGGQTWHEHCFLCSGCEQPLGSRSFVPDKGAHYCVPCYENKFAPRCARCSKTLTQGGVTYRDQPWHRECLVCTGCKTPLAGQQFTSRDDDPYCVACFGELFAPKCSSCKRPITGGSSGEAAGGGKYVSFEDRHWHHSCFSCARCSTSLVGQGFVPDGDQVLCQGCSQAGP